A stretch of the Panthera uncia isolate 11264 chromosome E2 unlocalized genomic scaffold, Puncia_PCG_1.0 HiC_scaffold_20, whole genome shotgun sequence genome encodes the following:
- the IRF8 gene encoding interferon regulatory factor 8: MCDRNGGRRLRQWLIEQIDSNMYPGLIWENDEKSMFRIPWKHAGKQDYNQEVDASIFKAWAVFKGKFKEGDKAEPATWKTRLRCALNKSPDFEEVTDRSQLDISEPYKVYRIVPEEEQKCKLGMATPGCVSDITEMECTRSEIDELIKEPSVDDYMGVVKRSPSPPEACRGQLLPDWWIQQPSAGLPLVTGYTAYDPHHSAFSQMVISFYYGGKLVGRTTTTRPEGCRLSLSPPGPPGAGLLGPEGLELVCFPPADAIPSERQRQVTRKLFGHLERGVLLHSSRQGVLVRRRCQGRVFCSGNAVPRRDRPNKLERDEVVQVFDTSQFFRELQQFYNNQSRLPDSRVVLCFGEEFPDMTPLRSKLILVQIEQLYVQQLVEEARKSCGSGPMVPPPEEPQPDQVFRMFPDICASHQRPFFRENQQITV, translated from the exons ATGTGTGACCGGAATGGTGGCCGGCGGCTTCGGCAGTGGCTGATCGAGCAAATCGACAGCAACATGTACCCGGGGCTGATCTGGGAAAACGATGAGAAGAGCATGTTCCGGATCCCTTGGAAACACGCTGGCAAACAAGATTATAATCAGGAAGTGGATGCCTCCATTTTCAAG GCCTGGGCAGTGTTTAAAGGGAAATTCAAGGAAGGGGACAAAGCAGAACCAGCCACTTGGAAGACGAGGCTACGCTGTGCTTTGAACAAGAGCCCAGATTTTGAGGAGGTGACAGACCGGTCCCAGCTGGACATTTCAGAGCCATACAAAGTTTACCGCATCGTCCCCGAGGAAGAGCAAAAAT GCAAGTTAGGCATGGCGACTCCCGGCTGCGTGAGCGACATCACGGAGATGGAGTGCACGCGCTCTGAGATCGACGAGCTCATCAAGGAG CCTTCTGTGGACGATTACATGGGGGTAGTCAAAAGGAGCCCCTCTCCGCCGGAGGCCTGCAGGGGCCAGCTGCTCCCAGACTGGTGGATCCAGCAGCCCAGCGCAG gCTTGCCGCTCGTGACGGGCTACACTGCCTACGATCCGCACCACTCAG CCTTCTCCCAGATGGTCATCAGCTTCTACTACGGGGGCAAGCTGGTGGGCCGGACCACCACCACCCGCCCCGAGGGCTGCCGCCTGTCGCTGAGCCCCCCGGGCCCGCCCGGCGCCGGGCTGCTCGGGCCCGAGGGCCTGGAGCTGGTGTGCTTCCCGCCGGCCGACGCCATCCCCAGCGAGCGGCAGAGGCAGGTGACGCGGAAGCTGTTCGGGCACCTGGAGCGGGGCGTGCTCCTGCACAGCAGCCGGCAGGGCGTGCTCGTCCGGCGCCGGTGCCAGGGCCGCGTGTTCTGCAGCGGCAACGCCGTCCCGCGCAGGGACAGGCCCAACAAGCTGGAGCGGGACGAGGTGGTCCAGGTCTTCGACACCAGCCAGTTCTTCCGAG AGCTCCAACAGTTCTACAACAACCAGAGCCGGCTTCCCGACAGCAGGGTGGTGCTGTGCTTTGGAGAGGAGTTTCCAGATATGACTCCCTTGCGATCCAAACTCATTCTCGTGCAG ATCGAGCAGCTCTATGTCCAGCAGCTGGTGGAGGAAGCCAGGAAGAGCTGCGGTTCCGGCCCCATGGTGCCGCCCCCCGAGGAGCCCCAGCCGGACCAGGTCTTCCGGATGTTTCCAGACATCTGTGCCTCCCACCAGAGACCTTTTTTCAGAGAAAACCAGCAGATCACGGTTTAA